A stretch of the Papaver somniferum cultivar HN1 chromosome 6, ASM357369v1, whole genome shotgun sequence genome encodes the following:
- the LOC113285423 gene encoding protein UPSTREAM OF FLC-like produces MDVRATARASAVRNRNKMSPERVRLSYVHHHHHHQQQQQQPKMMMNNNVVMSKPFRKVQVLYYICRSNGQLEHPHFVEVTHLSTQHLRLKDFIDRLIILRGKSMPSMFSWSCKRGYKNGYVWNDLSDNDIIYPAEGAEYILKGSELIEGCSDQFQQIQVSKPKQNPESKYHSKRRLQVVPSQNRDTELGFMNRTESFDDDEEEEVRKNSTSSTKSSSQCSRGVSTEEDDELIKTQINNNPSEITLEDTNNYSPPSSSSTISEKTHHHTPKTGDHHDSVTESTRSSVLFQLIACGSSNAIRERNASAQRRLMPAPPPPPPVSAGRKSNCSSNLHRGVLCKNINTAIKMSEEEDDEINYMSENPRFGNPQSEEKEYFSGSIVESITEHDRVIQSTESCRLKKSSSYNEERSRKSGLGSEPISSSMDEEEESKKKKKNMKGGGHYCIPILTCNNK; encoded by the exons ATGGATGTTCGAGCTACTGCTAGAGCTAGTGCAGTTAGAAACAGAAACAAAATGAGTCCAGAGAGAGTGAGATTATcatatgttcatcatcatcatcatcatcaacagcagcagcagcaaccaaagatgatgatgaataaCAATGTGGTGATGAGTAAACCGTTTAGAAAAGTTCAGGTTTTGTATTACATTTGTAGAAGTAATGGTCAGCTTGAACATCCTCATTTCGTTGAAGTTACTCATTTGTCTACTCAACATCTTCGTCTTAAAG ATTTCATTGATAGGCTCATTATTCTTAGAGGTAAATCAATGCCTTCTATGTTTTCATGGTCTTGCAAAAGGGGATACAAGAATGGGTATGTATGGAATGATTTGTCTGATAATGACATAATCTATCCAGCTGAAGGAGCTGAGTATATTCTCAAAGGCTCTGAATTGATTGAAGGATGTTCAG ATCAATTTCAACAGATTCAAGTCTCCAAACCAAAACAAAACCCAGAATCAAAGTACCATTCAAAGAGAAGATTACAAGTTGTTCCATCTCAGAACAGAGATACAGAACTGGGATTCATGAATAGAACAGAGAGTTTtgacgatgatgaagaagaagaagtaagaaaGAACAGTACAAGTTCAACCAAATCATCATCTCAATGTTCAAGAGGAGTTTCaacagaagaagatgatgaactcATCAAAACCCAAATCAACAATAACCCCAGTGAAATCACTCTTGAAGACACCAATAACTATtcaccaccatcatcttcttcaacaatttctgaAAAAACTCATCATCACACCCCCAAAACTGGTGATCATCATGATTCAGTGACTGAGTCAACTCGGAGTTCTGTTTTATTTCAACTCATTGCTTGTGGTAGTTCAAATGCTATCAGAGAAAGAAATGCATCTGCCCAGAGGCGTCTAATGCCTGCTCCTCCTCCTCCCCCTCCTGTGTCTGCCGGAAGAAAGAGTAATTGCAGTAGCAATCTCCATAGAGGTGTTCTCTGTAAGAATATCAATACTGCAATCAAaatgagtgaagaagaagatgatgagatCAATTACATGTCTGAGAACCCAAGATTTGGAAACCCACAATCTGAAGAGAAAGAGTATTTCAGTGGGAGTATTGTTGAGTCAATTACAGAGCATGACCGGGTTATTCAATCAACCGAGTCATGTCGCTTGAAGAAATCGTCGTCTTATAACGAAGAAAG GAGCAGGAAATCTGGATTAGGATCGGAACCAATATCCTCCTCCatggatgaagaggaagaaagcaagaagaagaaaaaaaacatgaaagGAGGAGGACATTATTGTATACCAATCTTGACATGTAATAACAAATAG